The nucleotide window ggatttgaatgaaaaggTTAGTGTAATATTTTGTGCGGCCCTAAGTAGAATTAATTAGCTAACAAACTAACAAGGATTTTGAAATAATTGGATAGTGACAAAAGGAGGCATGGTTATTGGTTACATGTGACAGAAATTTGAACAGTAAAACTagtttaaataaaacatatcaaGGATGAATATATAATTCTGCTGCCAATGTAAAGTTTCCTTTACCACTTGAAAATTGGTTTGATTTTCTGCATTTATATTTGACTAGTCTCATAGAATAACTGAATAAGGAGCACTTTTCTATAGGACTGGATTTTGGTTTTCCCTATTTGATTTATCAAATAGTAGGAAAGCATAAATCTGAATTCCTTCCCCAATTAATTTTGAGTTCTTCTTCGGTTATGCTCATAATGTTTATGTCAACAGTTGAGCTGGAGAAGCAAACATACTGTGATCTTAAAGTTCTGAATAACACAGGGAACTACGTTGCCTTTAAGGTACTCTATTAACTTGTTTCTGGACATGCTTTTCTGCTGTTGATTCTTAGTGCAGGATTCATGATTACATTTGATTTCAGTGCTATTTTGCTTTTTGCTAGGTCAAAACCACTTCGCCAAAGAAGTACTTTGTGCGACCTAATACCGGTGTTGTACATCCATGGGACTCATGTATCATCAGAGGTGCTTCTTCTTACTATtgcagaaaagaaaattaagtttagttactcttatatatttattaacttgGATCAGATCTTTGGTAATTTGAAATGTTGGACTAGTGAAGATAGTTAAACTAgagagaaaagggaaaaaaatagttaaactaGTGAGCTTAATAAGAGCGGAGACTGGTAAGTTCAACCAATCAAAGGACACAAAAATGGAATTTGTCTTCCACATAACTAAGTATttggaaaaatatattactaagTGAAAACCAATCAGATGTATATATGTTATTTGCTTATGAGCTGTGAGTTCTTTACTACTATCATATGATATTAGCATCTCTATCATATTCTCCGTTGTGCAGTCACCCTCCAGGCTCAACAAGAATACCCTCCAGACATGCAATGCAAAGACAAGTTTCTCTTGCAGAGTACAATAGTGAATCCAAACACTGATGTTGATGATCTTCCACCAGATACTGTGAGAGAGCCAACAATGTCGTTGTTTTATAGGATaagttctaaaatttaaaaaggagAAACAAATTGATCAAGATCATTGCTTGTTTTGGCTTGCAGTTTAATAAGGATGGTGAAAAGTCGATAGAGGATATGAAACTAAGAGTGGTATATATCTCTCCTACATCACCCCAAGGAAGCACAGAAGGTGACACAGTGAAGAATTCAACCCAAAAACCTGATACTAATTCTGTAAGTTTCTCCCATTCACCCTCCATTTGGGGAAATCAgtttgaagttttatttttaagcatCCTCTCAAATTTGGTTATTTTATGTGTGTAGAGTATAGACATATGTTTCATATTATGTATCAAGATGGAATCCTCACCTCCACATCCGGGTGTGGCCTCTTTTCAAAATGCAAAcagaattcaaatatttgtaaTGGATTAAGCCTAACAAATGAGATTAAAGGGTTTCTTTGGATCACTTGGCCAGgtggaaaaagaaagaacatgTACTCTATAGATCACACTCAACTTTACTCTAGGCTGCATCCTGGTTTTCTGGGATGATGACATAATTATTGGGTTTGATGACAGCCATGTAGAAGCAAAATGCACTCATCTGTTGGGTGCAAAATGGATTTGGAGGTGTTATTAAAAGAACCAGTCTTGTGAGCCAATACTGTAGCAAGAATCAAACAAGATTCTGCAGCAACCAGCAAGTAAAAGAGGGAAATCAAGGACACAGAGATTATCATGGTTCAGAGCAATTAACTCCTACGTCCACACTGAGAGAGACTTCTGTTATGATCACAGAAACAGTACAAGAATTTTCAGGCTTTGAGCCTTGCTCTTCCTCACTTGCAGTCACAAGTCTGATCATGAATCACTCAATTACATGTATGTGCTATGAAGCACCAAGCCATGACTTATATAACTGCAAACTAACCCTCTTAAGTCAGTTACAAAGGACCAGCCCAATAAACCTCCTAGTAACTAACTAAAACAGAAAGGGGCTATGACAGCTATCACATAGCTTTTTACAAGCATATACTAACAGTAACTAATTGATGATCCAATTGAATATTACAATTCTCCACCTTGGATCTTCAATACAAATTACATAGTTATATATGCCATCAGTCTAAGAAAGAGAGACTCACTTGTCACATGTTCCAACATTTACCAAATTCAGGCAATGTGTAAATTTGGTACTTGGAACAACTTTGGTTAGCATGTCAGCTGGATTTTATTCACTTGCAACCTTCTTCACCTCTATTATACCGTGAACTATGATATCTCTAATAAAATGCAGCCTTATATGTCAATGTGCTTTGTCCTCTCATGAAACACTTGATTCTTTGAGGGACAAATGGCACTTTGATATCACACCACACAGTCACCGGAACAGCCTTTCCTTCAAGCTCATTTACAAGTCCTTTCAGCCATATAACCTCTTTGATAGCTTCAGTGAGTGCAATGTACTCAGATTCTGTGGTGGATAAAGCAACTATTGATTGTAGATTCGCCTTCCAACTAACCAGATTACCATAGAGGGTAAATAGGTAACCTGTTATGGATCTTCTCCTATCAACATCCCCTGCAAAATCAGCACCGACAAACCCTGCAAGACCAACAGATTCTGATCTTCCAAATACAAGACCAACAGATTTTGTACCTTTCAGGTATCTTAAAATCCATTTCACCTCAAGCCAATGTTCCTTCCCAGGATTTCCCATGAATCTACTAACCATGCTGACAGCATATGCTAGGTCTGCCTTGTACAGATCATAGCATACTTAAGGCTTCCTGTAGCACTAGAATAGGGTATGCTACTCATGTACTTCTGCTCTTCATCAGTTTTAGGAGACTGAGTTACAGATAATTTGAAATGTCCAGCAATTGGAGTTGAAACAGGTTTAGCATCCAACATGTTAAATCGTTTCAGCATCTTCTCAGCATAGTTTGACTGATTCAAAAACAATGTGATAACACTGGCAAATCACggataaagaaaatagaagaaaacagAGCCATACACCAAGAACAGAGAGTAAATCACTGAGAATCTTTATTGTTTATAGAAGAAGAACTCAGAACAGAGAATTACAACTGAAAAAGGTTCAACTGAATCCCAATTCAATTGAACTTCTATAACCAACTCTAACTAAATTTCAATTCAGTTAGTCCCAAATCCCAATATGCCAACAAAACCCCTTTACAGTCAGTTAGAGCTCTTATTTATAGTACTCTTTAACTAACAAAATTCAGTTAGTTATTCCTAACAAAATTCGATTAGTTATTTCTATTACTGTCAGGCTGGCGCCTAACATACACTTTGGTAACAAGAGGCATTCTCTTAACCCTATCAATACTCCCCTCCAAAAGaaccaccttgtcctcaaggggAAACTGAGGAAAAACCTCTAAAATCTAAGTAGCTGATTCCCAAGAGTTCTCACAAGCTAGTAATTGGTCCCATTGAACCAAAACTTCCAAATTTCCCCAAGCATCCTCTCTCCATTGAAGAATTTCAGCCGACTGAACCTGTAGTTCCATTTCGTCAGAAAGTAAAGAAGGCAGTGGTTGAGGGTGCTGAAGAGGCTTGAGTGACTTTTTCAACAAAGATACATGAAATACAGGGTGAATTTTAGCATGAGCAGGGATCTCCAACTTGTATGCTACAGGACCAATCCTCTCCAGAACCTTATAAGGCCCGTAAAATTTAGGAAATAGCTTTGCTATTGGTCTTCTAGCCAAAGATCTCATCTTGTAAGGCTGAAGCTTCAAAAATACCCAATCACCTACTTCAAAATCAATCTGTTTTCTGTGTTTATTAGCTTGTGCTTTCATCAAATTCTGGGCCTTTAAAAGATTCTGCTTTAACTCTTGTAAGACCACATCTCTGGCTACCAGTAGCTGATTCATTGCGTCAATCTTGGAAGTAAAAGTGCACCCTTTAATCAAAGTAGGAGGATCTCTTCCATATAAATCCTTGAATGGTGTCATGCCAGTAGAAATATTGAAAGTAGTATTGAACCAA belongs to Glycine soja cultivar W05 chromosome 5, ASM419377v2, whole genome shotgun sequence and includes:
- the LOC114412212 gene encoding vesicle-associated protein 2-1-like, with protein sequence MTASVSNSLITVNPDELRFQFELEKQTYCDLKVLNNTGNYVAFKVKTTSPKKYFVRPNTGVVHPWDSCIIRVTLQAQQEYPPDMQCKDKFLLQSTIVNPNTDVDDLPPDTFNKDGEKSIEDMKLRVVYISPTSPQGSTEGDTVKNSTQKPDTNSSETVQRLKEERDANVLQTRQLQQELDMLKRRRNRRGDPGFSFTFAMFVGLIGLLCGLLLKLSLSSPPTE